A genomic segment from Aspergillus chevalieri M1 DNA, chromosome 7, nearly complete sequence encodes:
- a CDS encoding alpha/beta hydrolase (COG:O;~EggNog:ENOG410Q2DE;~InterPro:IPR001375,IPR029058;~MEROPS:MER0017248;~go_function: GO:0008236 - serine-type peptidase activity [Evidence IEA];~go_process: GO:0006508 - proteolysis [Evidence IEA]), with amino-acid sequence MALETISFQTSDSVTLRGWFYRPTNPSRSQAPCLVMAHGFSALKEIDLGTFAEYLVSKLDLACLVYDNRGFGESDTKPGQPRHEIIPSQQTSDYSDAITYAQSRSDVDASRIGIWGSSYSGGHVLWVGAVDRRVKAVLSQAPCVDG; translated from the coding sequence ATGGCCTTGGAAACTATCTCGTTCCAAACGTCCGACAGCGTGACCCTGCGAGGTTGGTTCTACAGACCGACAAACCCGTCTAGATCTCAAGCACCATGTTTGGTGATGGCCCATGGCTTCTCCGCTCTAAAGGAGATTGATCTAGGTACTTTCGCTGAATACTTGGTCTCCAAGCTTGACTTGGCTTGTCTGGTTTATGATAACCGCGGCTTCGGTGAAAGTGACACCAAGCCTGGACAGCCCCGACATGAGATCATTCCTTCTCAGCAAACAAGTGACTACTCAGACGCCATTACCTATGCCCAATCTCGGTCCGACGTCGATGCGTCGCGCATCGGAATATGGGGAAGTTCTTATAGTGGTGGGCATGTCCTCTGGGTCGGGGCGGTTGACCGGAGAGTGAAAGCAGTGCTTAGCCAGGCCCCTTGTGTCGATGGCTGA
- a CDS encoding lipocalin-like domain-containing protein (InterPro:IPR024311;~PFAM:PF13924), with protein MAPNTEEIRKALTGTWKLVSYVSKPSDCSGPNGYPMGKDVQGYIMYTADGFMSAQLMAPGSLKYTNNDVFDVAEKEAADASRHYLAYSGPYEIEILEGKPILKHHMDVSLVPNWAGTHQLRRCELKGDELVLGPVTPWSLKGALVDQFLTWRKVNSS; from the exons ATGGCGCCGAACACCGAGGAAATCCGCAAAGCCCTTACCGGGACCTGGAAGCTAGTGTCCTATGTGAGTAAGCCTAGCGATTGCAGTGGTCCAAACGGATACCCCATGGGCAAGGATGTTCAGGGTTATATTATGTATACAGCCGATGGATTCATGTCTGCTCAGCTCATGGCTCCCGGTTCCCTGAAATATACGAACAATGACGTTTTTGATGTCGCCGAGAAAGAGGCTGCCGATGCTTCCCGCCATTATCTTGCCTACTCAGGCCCTTATGAAATTGAAATCCTCGAAGGGAAACCCATATTGAAGCACCATATGGATGTATCGCTGGTTCCCAACTGGGCTGGAACTCACCAACTCAGGCGTTGTGAACTAAAAGGTGATGAACTTGTTTTGGGTCCTGTGACCCCGTGGTCTTTAAAG GGAGCCTTAGTTGACCAGTTTTTAACGTGGCGAAAGGTCAACAGCTCTTAA
- a CDS encoding uncharacterized protein (COG:S;~EggNog:ENOG410PNF1): protein MCLTSPLHFTHIHLAESDPSSPDSFAAFVASRCRAYVLSEEPLGVPVEGIRQHGCNCYASGEALNIECIMPRAWKAMLEWLERVHADPDYYETKLVVKEVSIDELDKLKDLEDDDSNEEAGETEG from the coding sequence ATGTGTCTCACCAGCCCATTACATTTCACACATATCCACCTCGCCGAATCCGACCCCTCATCCCCGGACTCGTTCGCGGCCTTTGTCGCTTCCCGCTGTCGCGCCTACGTCCTGTCTGAGGAGCCCCTCGGCGTACCTGTGGAGGGTATCCGCCAGCATGGCTGTAACTGCTACGCGTCCGGGGAAGCATTGAATATCGAGTGCATTATGCCGAGGGCTTGGAAAGctatgcttgaatggctggaGAGGGTGCATGCTGATCCGGACTATTATGAGACGAAACTGGTGGTCAAGGAGGTTTCGATTGATGAATTGGATAAGTTGAAGGATttggaggatgatgatagtAATGAGGAGGCTGGGGAGACTGAGGGTTGA
- a CDS encoding uncharacterized protein (COG:F;~EggNog:ENOG410PI1G;~InterPro:IPR018228,IPR011059,IPR017593,IPR006680, IPR032466;~MEROPS:MER0005767;~PFAM:PF01979;~go_function: GO:0004038 - allantoinase activity [Evidence IEA];~go_function: GO:0008270 - zinc ion binding [Evidence IEA];~go_function: GO:0016787 - hydrolase activity [Evidence IEA];~go_function: GO:0016810 - hydrolase activity, acting on carbon-nitrogen (but not peptide) bonds [Evidence IEA];~go_function: GO:0016888 - endodeoxyribonuclease activity, producing 5'-phosphomonoesters [Evidence IEA];~go_function: GO:0050897 - cobalt ion binding [Evidence IEA];~go_process: GO:0000256 - allantoin catabolic process [Evidence IEA]): protein MVLFSGRLFIYILTFFCWISIISDQLLTTATNSSSSSITVLASSRAVISGQLTPATIVISRATGKITAVYDSVLSATDFPEGTPYTDHSPYVLLPGLIDTHVHLNEPGRTEWEGFYTGTQAAAFGGVTTVVDMPLNAIPPTTTVANLKEKVAAAQGKRWVDVGFFGGVIPGNSHELKALVHEGVRGFKGFLIDSGIDEFPAVNTEDIKKAMAELADEPTTLMFHAEKEPHEQPLPPTGPVDDYLTYLESRPSTYETNAIAEVLSLAHLAPQLALHIVHLSAMEAIPILREARAQGVPITAETCFHYLSLAAEQIRNGDTRYKCSPPIRSQANQDALWAELARYPDDGVIQTVVSDHSPCTPNLKLLPPHIPPTTDAPSHNGSFLTAWGGVSSVGMGLPILWTEFSRRNNLTFAPEGENTNRALQDIVRLCCMNTAAQVGLEKQKGDLAVGMDADICIFDDTAEWVVDPSTMLFRNKISPYQGQKLRGVVRETWLRGERIFTRAAGFSDDRPSGKLLLEKRAKRT from the exons ATGGTTCTATTCAGTGGGCGGTTATTTATATACATTCTGACTTTCTTCTGTTGGATATCAATCATATCTGACCAACTATTGACCACGGCGACAaactcctcctcctcctcaatcACCGTATTGGCTTCCTCTCGTGCTGTCATCTCCGGCCAGTTGACCCCTGCTACGATTGTAATTTCTCGTGCGACTGGAAAGATTACCGCCGTCTATGATTCCGTTCTCTCCGCTACCGACTTCCCCGAGGGGACCCCATATACCGACCATTCCCCTTACGTCCTCCTCCCGGGGTTGATCGACACTCATGTTCACCTCAATGAACCGGGCCGTACAGAATGGGAGGGCTTTTACACGGGCACCCAAGCCGCTGCTTTTGGCGGGGTCACCACCGTCGTGGATATGCCTCTGAATGCCATCCCACCCACCACGACTGTTGCGAACCTGAAAGAAAAAGTCGCAGCAGCCCAGGGCAAACGCTGGGTAGACGTTGGCTTTTTTGGTGGTGTCATCCCCGGCAATTCTCATGAACTTAAAGCCCTTGTCCATGAAGGTGTCCGTGGCTTTAAAGGATTCCTAATAGATAGCGGC ATTGATGAATTCCCCGCTGTCAATACggaagatatcaaaaagGCCATGGCTGAATTGGCCGACGAACCCACAACGCTCATGTTCCACGCGGAAAAGGAACCTCACGAGCAACCCCTCCCACCAACCGGACCCGTGGACGACTATTTGACTTACCTGGAATCCCGCCCGTCAACCTACGAGACTAATGCCATTGCAGAGGTCTTGTCCCTGGCCCACCTGGCGCCCCAACTCGCCCTGCATATCGTCCATCTTTCCGCCATGGAGGCCATTCCGATATTGCGCGAAGCCCGCGCACAAGGCGTGCCCATCACTGCAGAGACTTGCTTCCATTATCTCTCCTTGGCCGCCGAACAGATCCGCAACGGTGACACCCGCTACAAATGTAGCCCGCCCATCCGCTCCCAAGCGAACCAGGATGCCCTGTGGGCCGAACTAGCGCGATACCCCGACGACGGCGTGATCCAGACCGTCGTCTCGGACCATTCGCCCTGCACGCCGAATCTCAAGCTCCTCCCGCCGCACATCCCTCCCACCACGGATGCTCCATCCCACAACGGCAGCTTCCTCACAGCCTGGGGAGGTGTCTCTTCTGTCGGTATGGGACTCCCGATCCTGTGGACCGAATTCAGCCGCAGGAATAACCTGACCTTCGCGCCAGAGGGCGAGAATACGAACCGTGCCCTCCAGGATATCGTCCGGCTCTGCTGCATGAATACCGCCGCCCAGGTGGGtttggagaagcagaagggtGACCTGGCCGTCGGAATGGACGCGGATATCTGCATCTTCGACGACACCGCCGAGTGGGTTGTCGACCCATCTACCATGCTGTTCCGGAATAAGATCTCGCCGTATCAAGGCCAGAAACTGAGGGGTGTTGTTCGGGAGACTTGGCTCCGGGGTGAGCGAATATTCACCCGTGCTGCTGGATTCAGCGATGACAGGCCGTCGGGCAAACTCCTGCTGGAGAAACGGGCTAAACGGACTTGA
- a CDS encoding uncharacterized protein (InterPro:IPR011009;~antiSMASH:Cluster_7.2), whose translation MRALQARPDTRGQTSREIKALKDLTEAKCFCTPKFRAWKHENQDRNDWVPGGFLDYIVMEKLEGRTLSPELIDSLSNEQQQRLRTAFKRSYIECLNHNFVNLDQGARNLIWNEEKGICYIIDWETWCRATSSYDWNDDEYCSWDLELS comes from the exons ATGAGGGCTTTACAAGCACGACCGGATACACGTGGTCAAACCTCGCGAGAAATCAAAGCTCTTAAGGACCTGACTGAGGCTAAATGTTTTTGCACCCCGAAATTTAGAGCCTGGAAGCATGAAAATCAAGACCGCAATGACTGGGTCCCTGGCGGGTTTCTGGACTACATTGTGATGGAGAAACTCGAGGGGAGAACACTCTCACCGGAGTTGATTGACAGCCTAAGCAATGAACAACAGCAAAGACTGCGAACAGCTTTCAAAAGATCATACAT CGAGTGTCTGAACCATAACTTTGTGAACCTGGATCAAGGTGCCCGGAATCTCATTTGGAATGAGGAGAAAGGGATATG CTACATCATTGACTGGGAAACATGGTGTCGAGCAACTTCATCTTATGATTGGAATGACGATGAATATTGTTCGTGGGATCTGGAACTGAGTTAG
- a CDS encoding ankyrin repeat domain-containing protein (COG:S;~EggNog:ENOG410PYB6;~InterPro:IPR002110,IPR020683,IPR036770;~PFAM:PF13637,PF12796;~antiSMASH:Cluster_7.2;~go_function: GO:0005515 - protein binding [Evidence IEA]), translated as MSPPTEGRVQAKLDADITNSNLQSIKDFYKSADPKSQSSLLADIAARAAAKAQVDILDWVFSEGFQAPPDSLNDEFYHQACLAQSLAVWETLVKNGFNLNGHHSEFFGDALSLEAYCGNVGIIRFLLENGQDPNDAWGGYDDLEPGVAALVGDKPSLEILHLMLHHGWNQKRSATHIAAAELGNMEALKLLVEHGADLEEASGWWPNCGIIEADKWGTALYRAAYKGQREPVTYLLDKGANIWFKDDKRRSILWAAKQGGNEEVIELLKSAGLKEE; from the coding sequence aTGTCACCGCCAACGGAAGGACGTGTGCAAGCGAAGCTTGATGCAGACATCACCAACAGCAATCTTCAGAGCATCAAAGATTTTTACAAGTCAGCAGACCCAAAAAGCCAATCCAGCCTACTTGCAGACATAGCTGCACGCGCTGCAGCAAAGGCACAGGTTGACATACTTGACTGGGTCTTCAGTGAGGGCTTCCAGGCTCCCCCCGACTCATTGAATGATGAGTTCTACCACCAGGCTTGCCTCGCGCAGTCCCTTGCTGTGTGGGAGACACTTGTCAAGAATGGCTTTAACCTCAACGGGCATCACAGCGAATTTTTTGGTGATGCACTGAGCCTGGAAGCATACTGCGGCAATGTTGGGATCATACGCTTCCTTCTGGAGAATGGACAGGACCCCAATGATGCATGGGGGGGCTATGATGATCTTGAACCAGGTGTGGCAGCATTAGTTGGCGACAAGCCATCTTTGGAGATCCTCCATCTAATGCTACACCATGGATGGAACCAGAAAAGAAGCGCCACACACATTGCGGCTGCTGAACTTGGCAACATGGAGGCGCTAAAGTTACTGGTGGAGCATGGTGCTGACCTTGAGGAAGCTAGTGGATGGTGGCCCAACTGTGGCATAATTGAAGCTGATAAATGGGGAACTGCATTGTATCGCGCAGCTTACAAGGGCCAGAGAGAGCCCGTGACATATCTGCTAGACAAGGGCGCTAACATCTGGTTCAAGGATGACAAGAGGCGATCCATCTTGTGGGCAGCGAAGCAGGGAGGAAATGAGGAGGTGATTGAGTTGTTGAAATCTGCTGGGCTTaaagaagaataa